A single genomic interval of Gossypium raimondii isolate GPD5lz chromosome 11, ASM2569854v1, whole genome shotgun sequence harbors:
- the LOC105802326 gene encoding F-box/kelch-repeat protein SKIP25, whose product MGKSLNPSKRQKLIAHYDHRHLQEQPLIPGLPDHVAELCLSRVHPSLLYSVCRSWRRLIYCPFFPPFPSLYALFFSSSDNEIQLLSFDPMSSRWETVPPPPNPLRLLVHHPSFLCRNLPVQSISVSGNLVLLAATAPNFNPALSRPLIFSPLSRSWSLGPPMETPRRWCAAGASGPTVYVASGIGSNFSTDVARSLEKWDLGEEDEMDDFRWKKMRQLKDGRFSTDAIDAVGWRRKLCMVNVAKQGILYDAANDIWEQMPEGMVGGWRGPVAAMDEEVLYAVDEGKGLLTRYNQDSDNWEVIMEVESLRGACQMAAAGGRLCVICGDGEILVIDVVAAPPKFWAVQRPAELEPLAVHILPRLSRLDFLLPTVS is encoded by the coding sequence ATGGGCAAATCCCTCAACCCCAGCAAACGTCAAAAGCTGATAGCCCACTACGACCACCGCCACCTCCAAGAACAGCCTCTAATACCAGGCCTGCCGGACCACGTGGCAGAGCTCTGCCTCTCTCGTGTTCACCCTTCTTTGCTTTACTCCGTTTGCCGTTCATGGCGTCGCTTAATCTACTGTCCCTTTTTCCCTCCTTTCCCCTCTCTCTACGCTCTATTCTTTTCATCGTCAGATAATGAAATCCAGTTGTTGAGCTTCGATCCGATGTCGTCTAGGTGGGAAACGGTTCCTCCGCCCCCTAATCCTCTTCGTCTCCTTGTTCATCACCCCTCTTTCTTATGCCGGAACCTCCCTGTTCAATCCATTTCTGTATCGGGTAATCTTGTTCTTTTAGCAGCAACTGCCCCCAATTTCAATCCAGCCCTTTCTCGCCCCCTCATATTCTCGCCCCTATCTCGTTCATGGAGTTTGGGTCCTCCAATGGAGACTCCGCGCCGCTGGTGTGCAGCGGGGGCATCGGGTCCAACCGTTTACGTTGCCAGTGGGATTGGGTCTAACTTCTCCACCGACGTGGCGAGATCTTTGGAGAAGTGGGACTTGGGGGAGGAGGATGAAATGGATGATTTCAGATGGAAGAAGATGAGACAACTGAAAGATGGGAGATTCAGCACAGACGCCATCGACGCCGTTGGTTGGCGACGGAAGCTTTGTATGGTGAACGTGGCTAAACAAGGGATTCTTTACGACGCCGCTAATGACATATGGGAACAGATGCCGGAGGGGATGGTGGGTGGTTGGAGAGGACCCGTTGCCGCCATGGATGAGGAAGTTCTATATGCTGTTGACGAAGGTAAGGGATTACTCACGAGGTATAACCAAGACAGCGATAATTGGGAGGTGATAATGGAGGTAGAGAGTCTTAGAGGGGCATGCCAAATGGCCGCCGCTGGAGGAAGATTATGCGTTATTTGTGGCGATGGGGAGATTCTAGTCATCGATGTGGTGGCGGCGCCACCCAAATTCTGGGCAGTCCAAAGGCCGGCGGAGTTGGAACCGTTGGCAGTTCATATCTTGCCCAGGCTGAGCCGCCTGGATTTTTTATTGCCGACAGTAAGCTGA
- the LOC105802325 gene encoding NAC domain-containing protein 82 produces the protein MGKNTLPPGFRFHPTDVELVMYYLKRKVLGQKLLLNVIAKVDVYKFAPWDLPDMSCMKTGDLKWYFYCPIEKKYARGDRVNRATIFGYWKATGKDRPVKYNGEVVGMIKTLVFHKGKAPRGDRTDWVMHEYRLEEKILADRGPVQDMYMLYVVFKKDGLGPRNGSQYGAPFKEEEWSDDEQADVPGAGSLCGLSTVAVGGDNSSCVPESVCVGPSVESSGWCTQPSMGHTNGDVNVTTAIDTNAYAAPTCADAPEVPVVAVAEDVPTLLEAPQPALVPQDQESNDNVLSMLECFFEEDAFGTHEGLRRGNATDSSFKDTPVSDEDDISSLLASFTDVDNSNNWSYPF, from the coding sequence ATGGGGAAAAACACATTGCCCCCGGGGTTTCGATTTCACCCCACCGATGTAGAACTTGTTATGTATTATTTGAAAAGGAAAGTATTAGGCCAGAAGCTTTTGTTGAATGTGATTGCTAAAGTTGATGTTTATAAGTTTGCTCCCTGGGACTTGCCTGATATGTCCTGTATGAAGACCGGGGATCTTAAATGGTACTTCTATTGTCCTATCGAGAAGAAATATGCTAGAGGGGATAGGGTGAATCGAGCTACTATATTCGGCTACTGGAAAGCCACAGGAAAGGATCGGCCTGTAAAGTACAATGGCGAAGTTGTTGGAATGATCAAAACCTTGGTATTTCACAAAGGTAAAGCTCCACGTGGTGACCGAACAGACTGGGTTATGCACGAGTATAGGCTTGAAGAAAAAATATTGGCTGACAGAGGGCCTGTTCAAGATATGTATATGCTTTATGTTGTTTTCAAGAAGGATGGTCTGGGCCCAAGAAATGGTTCCCAATACGGGGCCCCATTCAAGGAAGAGGAGTGGAGTGACGACGAGCAGGCAGATGTGCCTGGTGCTGGTTCCCTTTGCGGCCTGTCTACAGTAGCTGTTGGTGGTGATAATAGCTCCTGTGTCCCCGAGAGTGTATGTGTTGGGCCTTCTGTCGAGTCAAGTGGGTGGTGTACACAACCATCGATGGGTCATACTAATGGCGATGTTAATGTCACCACTGCCATTGATACTAATGCTTATGCTGCCCCTACATGCGCGGATGCCCCTGAAGTTCCAGTGGTCGCTGTTGCTGAGGATGTTCCTACATTGTTGGAGGCGCCTCAACCTGCTCTGGTTCCTCAAGATCAAGAATCGAATGATAACGTGTTATCTATGTTGGAGTGCTTCTTTGAAGAGGATGCATTTGGTACACATGAAGGTCTGAGGAGGGGCAATGCAACTGATTCTTCCTTCAAGGATACTCCCGTTTCTGATGAGGATGATATTTCAAGCTTGTTGGCCTCTTTTACTGATGTCGACAATTCAAATAACTGGTCTTATCCTTTTTAA
- the LOC105801436 gene encoding peroxidase 72 gives MDGKTKNIMVCSIIVITLLALGLASNIIGGYLYPQFYDHSCPRAQEIVRNVVAKAVAKEPRMAASLLRLHFHDCFVKGCDASILLDSGGSIISEKKSNSNRNSARGFEVMDEIKAVIEKECPHTVSCADILALAARDSTVLTGGPSWEVPLGRRDSRGASLSCSNNNVPAPNNTFQTILTKFKLQGLDIVDLVALSGSHTIGFARCTRFRERLYNQSGNGKPDNTLDQSYASQLRRNCPRSGGDQNQFFLDFVSPIKFDNSYFKNLMANKGLLNSDQVLFTKNGESRELVKTYAYNQELFFQQFAKSMIKMGNISPLTGYRGEIRQDCRKINA, from the exons ATGGAcggaaaaacaaaaaacattatGGTTTGTTCTATAATAGTCATTACTCTTCTAGCCCTTGGCCTTGCTTCAAATATAATTGGAGGATACCTGTACCCTCAGTTTTACGATCATTCATGTCCCAGAGCTCAAGAGATAGTGAGAAACGTTGTTGCCAAAGCTGTTGCAAAGGAACCTCGTATGGCTGCTTCATTGCTTAGGCTACACTTCCACGATTGCTTTGTTAAG GGCTGTGATGCATCGATTTTGTTAGACAGCGGCGGGAGCATTATCAGCGAAAAGAAGTCGAATTCAAACAGGAACTCAGCCAGAGGATTCGAAGTGATGGATGAAATCAAAGCTGTAATAGAGAAAGAGTGCCCTCATACTGTGTCATGTGCTGACATCTTGGCTCTAGCTGCTAGAGACTCAACTGTTCTC ACAGGTGGCCCTAGCTGGGAAGTCCCACTTGGAAGAAGGGACTCCAGAGGTGCAAGCTTGAGTTGCTCTAACAACAACGTCCCTGCTCCAAACAACACATTCCAAACAATTCTCACCAAGTTTAAGCTACAAGGTCTAGACATTGTTGATCTTGTTGCACTTTCTG GGAGCCACACAATAGGATTTGCCCGATGCACCAGGTTCAGGGAGAGACTTTACAACCAGTCAGGCAATGGAAAACCAGACAACACACTTGACCAATCCTATGCTTCTCAACTGCGCAGGAACTGTCCAAGATCAGGCGGCGACCAGAACCAATTTTTCTTAGATTTTGTTAGCCCCATAAAGTTCGACAACAGCTACTTCAAGAACTTGATGGCTAACAAGGGACTGTTGAACTCTGACCAAGTTTTGTTCACAAAGAATGGTGAATCAAGGGAGTTAGTGAAGACATATGCTTATAACCAGGAACTCTTCTTTCAGCAATTCGCTAAGTCCATGATTAAGATGGGGAATATTTCACCGTTGACAGGGTACAGGGGTGAGATCAGACAGGATTGCAGGAAAATTAATGCTTAA